The proteins below come from a single Rhodohalobacter sp. SW132 genomic window:
- a CDS encoding SurA N-terminal domain-containing protein, translated as MGVMEKMRNSTASILWILIFSFGILWVLADVDFFGGITAGPSNMGSVNGDGISFEEYNQRVSFYTDEYNQTQDGIMTAETRAALEEQAWDDLVAARLMQQKMNEMGISVTDRELLNMVTGDNPAPFIRQQFQQQDGTIDRVALQAAIDAPENSEIWIMIEQQLRDDRRQQKMNNYIGSGMRVSNLDIRNQYIRNNSFADIEFIRFPYADVADDEISVSEDEMRSYLRNNPDQFRRSETYRFRYVSWDITPTSADTANAIRDVEEMRPRFAEAENDSLFFERNFSATPFRGAFVDPESIRDEYRPVLDLEVGEVSEVLMIDDAPHILKKIDERNGEIKFAAFSYPVEADPVATIDRRAESARDFEFYAEDEGFMEEAERREYEVRTATATKGNNFIPGLGQSQQTLMELESMRVNSISDPIELDDQFIVIQLQERIPEGTRPFEEVRSQLENIVRNNKRKSAMLERVRDLHGSASELEDLAEAAGKEIQIAEDLRMSANSIPGAGREPGVIGRAFGMEPGQVSAPIEGENAVFVLRVNDITMANPDEMTNANRTQIRNQLEQQKFAAFSQIFIDKLKEEATIRDNRNRVMSR; from the coding sequence CTGTAAATGGTGATGGAATCTCTTTTGAGGAGTACAACCAGCGGGTAAGTTTCTACACGGATGAGTACAACCAGACTCAGGATGGAATTATGACAGCCGAAACCCGTGCCGCACTCGAAGAACAGGCTTGGGATGACCTGGTTGCTGCACGGCTGATGCAACAGAAAATGAATGAAATGGGAATTTCGGTAACCGACAGAGAACTGCTTAATATGGTTACCGGTGACAATCCCGCGCCTTTTATCCGGCAGCAATTTCAGCAGCAGGATGGCACGATCGACAGAGTTGCACTTCAGGCCGCAATTGACGCACCTGAAAACAGTGAGATCTGGATTATGATTGAACAGCAGTTGCGTGACGACAGGCGGCAACAGAAGATGAACAACTACATCGGGTCCGGCATGCGGGTAAGTAATCTCGATATCAGGAACCAATACATAAGAAATAACTCCTTTGCGGATATTGAATTTATTCGATTTCCTTATGCCGATGTGGCTGACGACGAGATTTCTGTTTCAGAAGACGAAATGCGCAGTTATCTCCGGAATAACCCCGATCAATTTCGCAGAAGTGAAACCTACCGCTTTCGATATGTGAGCTGGGACATCACACCAACCTCAGCAGACACTGCAAACGCAATCCGCGATGTTGAAGAGATGCGGCCGCGTTTCGCCGAAGCAGAGAACGACTCCCTGTTTTTCGAGAGAAACTTCTCAGCAACACCTTTCAGAGGAGCATTTGTTGATCCCGAAAGTATCCGGGATGAATATCGTCCCGTTCTTGATCTTGAAGTAGGGGAAGTTTCGGAAGTGCTTATGATTGATGACGCTCCGCATATTTTGAAGAAAATCGACGAACGTAACGGTGAAATTAAATTTGCTGCGTTCTCATACCCGGTTGAAGCTGATCCGGTTGCAACTATCGATCGCCGGGCAGAAAGTGCGCGCGATTTTGAATTCTACGCTGAAGACGAAGGCTTCATGGAAGAAGCTGAGCGCAGAGAGTACGAAGTGAGAACTGCAACAGCGACGAAAGGAAACAACTTTATTCCGGGACTGGGGCAAAGTCAGCAGACACTGATGGAGCTTGAGAGCATGCGTGTAAACTCCATCTCCGATCCTATCGAATTGGATGACCAGTTTATTGTTATTCAATTGCAGGAACGAATTCCGGAAGGAACACGGCCTTTTGAGGAAGTTCGTTCACAGCTTGAAAACATTGTAAGAAACAACAAACGAAAATCTGCGATGCTTGAGCGTGTAAGAGATCTTCACGGATCCGCATCGGAACTGGAAGATCTTGCTGAAGCAGCCGGAAAAGAGATCCAGATTGCTGAAGATCTGCGCATGAGCGCTAATTCAATACCGGGCGCAGGACGCGAACCGGGTGTTATCGGGCGTGCATTCGGTATGGAACCGGGACAGGTATCTGCCCCGATCGAAGGTGAAAATGCCGTATTTGTACTTCGTGTAAACGACATTACCATGGCAAACCCCGATGAGATGACAAATGCGAATCGTACTCAAATACGAAACCAGCTCGAGCAGCAGAAATTTGCTGCTTTCAGCCAGATTTTTATTGATAAGCTGAAAGAAGAAGCAACCATCCGCGACAACAGAAACCGTGTGATGAGCAGATAA